One window from the genome of Acinetobacter sp. LoGeW2-3 encodes:
- a CDS encoding polysaccharide biosynthesis tyrosine autokinase, whose translation MNNNNNTENLIDLKGVFFSLLAQWKFILLFGLLTMLVALLYLRTTTVNYKVDAIVQVEEIKGASAALLGSLSTVTRQRSPSNAEIEVLKSRTILESVIDQLNLDLRITSTEDSFINRLIQGRTYQTEYQSDGVRFKDGQKSFDVRQFEVPGAYLDQNLLLQFKQKSFSLINPDTKEVIFQGTVNRPLQVKAEQGNWKIAIFSQDDLNDSYIVQQLSLPAAIDSILANYSIIEKGELSGVLQLRYQGQDKQHITKVLNTILSTYSQHNIKRRSVETAQTLAFLDEQLPDLKKQLDGAEHVFNKFRQQYNTVDITKESELYLNQSVTLETQKALIEQRQAEIGAKYGVAHPAMQEITAQLRVISGKIRELNTTLKNLPEIQRQYLQLSRDVEVKQQLYTNLVNSYQQLRIAKAGEIGNVHIIDTALEPIDQVKQQQPLILFLMFCFGTFLGILAALFRNMLHSGVKDSSQIESLLDLPVYANIAHSRIQKPGLKLLKKKKSPFVLALKHSDDMAVESLRTIRTASHFALSQAKNNIIMISGPAPKVGKSFVSSNLAVIMAEKNKRVLIIDADLRRGHIHKYFNLDNQYGLTEYLNEQTNLDQVVQSTHVPNLNVISCGQYPANPAELLNSARFEELLQNLVQHYDHIIIDTPPVLAVTDAIIVSRYVGLNLVVARYAKTQMKELALTVNRFKQAGSTVNGFILNDIQRSAGGSYSYDYTYSYKPRAKTS comes from the coding sequence ATGAACAACAATAACAATACTGAAAATCTGATTGACCTAAAAGGGGTGTTCTTTTCCCTGCTTGCACAATGGAAATTCATCCTTTTATTTGGCTTGCTTACTATGCTTGTTGCCTTACTATATTTACGTACTACGACGGTAAATTATAAGGTAGATGCAATTGTTCAGGTCGAAGAAATTAAAGGTGCCTCAGCTGCTTTATTGGGCAGCCTATCTACTGTCACTAGGCAAAGATCTCCATCTAACGCTGAAATTGAGGTGTTAAAATCACGTACGATTCTTGAGTCAGTGATTGACCAATTAAATTTGGATCTCCGAATTACCAGCACCGAAGACTCCTTTATCAATCGTCTGATTCAAGGCAGAACTTATCAAACTGAATATCAATCTGACGGGGTACGCTTTAAAGATGGTCAAAAAAGCTTTGATGTCCGTCAGTTTGAAGTTCCTGGTGCGTATTTAGATCAAAATCTACTGCTACAATTTAAACAAAAAAGCTTTAGTCTAATCAATCCAGATACTAAAGAAGTAATATTTCAAGGCACAGTTAACCGTCCACTACAAGTAAAAGCTGAGCAAGGTAACTGGAAAATTGCAATCTTTAGTCAAGATGACCTAAATGATAGCTATATAGTGCAACAACTCTCATTACCAGCAGCAATTGATTCTATTCTTGCCAATTATTCAATTATAGAAAAAGGTGAACTGAGTGGGGTCTTGCAACTTCGCTATCAAGGTCAAGATAAACAGCACATTACCAAAGTCCTGAATACTATTTTATCGACTTATAGCCAGCATAATATTAAACGCCGTTCGGTAGAAACTGCACAGACATTAGCATTTCTAGATGAACAATTACCAGATTTAAAAAAACAACTCGATGGTGCGGAACATGTCTTTAACAAATTCCGTCAGCAGTATAATACTGTTGATATTACGAAGGAATCGGAACTTTACTTAAACCAAAGCGTTACATTAGAAACACAAAAAGCTTTAATTGAACAAAGACAGGCAGAAATAGGAGCTAAATATGGCGTAGCACATCCAGCGATGCAAGAAATTACTGCCCAACTCCGTGTGATTAGTGGCAAGATTCGTGAGCTGAATACTACGCTTAAAAATCTTCCAGAAATCCAACGCCAGTATTTGCAATTATCACGTGATGTCGAAGTTAAACAACAGCTGTATACCAACCTGGTAAATTCCTACCAGCAACTGCGTATTGCCAAAGCAGGGGAAATTGGTAATGTGCATATCATTGATACTGCACTAGAGCCGATTGACCAGGTTAAACAGCAACAACCTCTGATTTTATTTTTAATGTTCTGTTTTGGTACTTTTCTGGGAATCCTAGCCGCACTATTCCGTAATATGCTCCATTCTGGCGTAAAAGATAGTAGTCAAATCGAATCCCTGCTTGATCTTCCAGTCTATGCCAATATTGCTCATTCCCGCATTCAGAAACCAGGGCTGAAGTTATTAAAAAAGAAAAAATCACCTTTTGTATTAGCCCTGAAACATAGTGATGATATGGCTGTCGAAAGCTTGCGAACCATACGTACAGCGAGTCATTTCGCCCTAAGTCAAGCCAAAAATAATATTATTATGATCTCGGGACCAGCTCCCAAAGTTGGAAAATCATTTGTATCCAGCAATTTGGCAGTGATTATGGCAGAAAAAAATAAACGTGTACTGATCATTGATGCGGACTTGCGTCGGGGTCATATACACAAATATTTTAATCTGGATAATCAGTATGGATTAACTGAATATCTGAATGAGCAAACGAATTTGGATCAGGTGGTACAAAGCACCCATGTACCGAATTTAAATGTTATTAGCTGTGGTCAATATCCAGCGAATCCAGCCGAACTTCTCAATTCGGCACGATTCGAGGAATTACTGCAAAACCTGGTTCAACATTATGATCACATTATTATTGATACCCCACCTGTATTGGCGGTCACAGATGCAATCATTGTGTCCCGATATGTTGGACTCAATTTGGTCGTAGCACGCTATGCAAAAACACAAATGAAGGAATTGGCACTTACAGTAAACCGCTTTAAACAGGCCGGCAGTACCGTAAATGGCTTTATCCTGAATGATATTCAGCGTTCAGCAGGTGGCAGCTACAGCTATGATTATACTTATAGTTATAAGCCTAGAGCCAAAACCAGTTGA
- a CDS encoding polysaccharide biosynthesis/export family protein, whose translation MNYRHLLGTFTLSLSLVGCAAISGFQAYDLPKEGIYQTELGTQVNLVKLTQDSLPIVQSAQTQNLDRYAALFQNDVQDYRLNSGDILSFQLWAYPEISTVPSATDTTNNGYQIDRQGYIHFPFIGRYKAAGKTLEQVNQEVRRQLVPYLNRPDVIVRVLSYQSQRYSVVGNVKSAGQYYLSDQPISVYTALGMAGGISEQGDSTSIQLIRQGATYDLNTIALETAGYSLHKLLIKPNDTLYISPRENQKIYVMGEAGTNKPLPLRDRGMTLADVLGESEGINPNSANASRIYVLRGNSNKRMTEIYHLNLKNLGDFGLAKQFKMHSNDIVYVDATGLTRWERVVSQILPFSYVADSAIR comes from the coding sequence GTGAACTATAGACACCTTTTAGGTACTTTTACCTTAAGCCTATCTCTAGTCGGATGTGCAGCAATATCTGGCTTTCAAGCCTATGATTTGCCAAAAGAAGGAATCTATCAAACTGAACTGGGAACTCAAGTTAATCTCGTAAAATTAACTCAGGACTCTCTGCCTATAGTTCAGTCTGCTCAAACTCAAAATCTAGATCGATATGCTGCTTTGTTTCAGAATGACGTTCAAGATTATCGTCTGAATTCAGGTGATATTTTGTCCTTTCAATTATGGGCTTACCCTGAAATCAGTACTGTTCCCTCAGCAACTGATACTACTAACAATGGTTATCAGATTGATCGACAGGGTTATATCCATTTTCCATTCATTGGTCGCTATAAGGCAGCAGGAAAAACTCTTGAGCAAGTGAATCAGGAAGTACGTCGTCAATTAGTTCCTTATTTAAACAGGCCAGATGTGATAGTGCGCGTACTTTCCTATCAAAGTCAGCGTTATTCCGTTGTAGGTAATGTGAAATCGGCTGGTCAATATTACTTATCTGACCAGCCGATAAGCGTTTATACGGCATTAGGTATGGCGGGTGGTATTAGCGAACAAGGAGACTCTACGTCTATACAATTAATACGTCAGGGAGCGACTTATGATCTCAATACAATTGCATTAGAAACAGCCGGATATTCATTACATAAGCTGTTGATCAAACCTAATGACACCCTTTATATCAGTCCTCGTGAAAACCAGAAAATCTATGTAATGGGTGAAGCTGGTACAAATAAACCCTTACCTCTACGTGACCGTGGGATGACTCTCGCTGATGTTCTCGGTGAAAGTGAAGGAATTAACCCAAATTCAGCCAATGCTAGCCGGATTTATGTGTTGCGTGGCAATTCAAATAAGCGGATGACTGAAATATATCATTTAAATCTAAAAAATCTGGGTGATTTTGGTCTGGCTAAACAGTTTAAAATGCACAGCAATGATATTGTTTATGTGGATGCTACAGGTCTGACTCGGTGGGAACGTGTTGTTAGCCAGATCCTTCCATTTTCATATGTCGCTGATTCCGCTATACGATAG
- the rfbB gene encoding dTDP-glucose 4,6-dehydratase gives MNILVTGGAGFIGSAVIRYLINETEHHVLNVDKLTYAGNLESLISVSDHARYHFVQADICDHASLTRLFSEFQPDVVMHLAAESHVDRSIDSPAEFIHTNIVGTYTLLEVSRKYWQNLSKIEKSSFKFHHISTDEVYGDLDGITDLFTETTPYLPSSPYSASKASSDHLVRAWHRTYGLPVVVTNCSNNYGPYHFPEKLIPLMILNALDGKPLPVYGNGRQIRDWLFVEDHACALYRVATEGLVGETYNIGGHNEKQNIDVVKTICKILDELKPRLNGQTYESLITFVNDRPGHDLRYAIDASKIERELGWKPQESFETGLRKTVEWYLNNLEWCHRVQDGSYQRESLGEAV, from the coding sequence ATGAATATATTGGTAACTGGTGGAGCCGGTTTTATTGGGTCTGCCGTCATTCGGTATCTCATTAACGAGACTGAACATCATGTATTAAATGTTGATAAGTTAACTTATGCAGGTAACCTTGAGTCACTCATTTCTGTATCGGATCATGCCCGTTATCACTTTGTGCAAGCTGACATTTGTGATCATGCATCTTTAACTCGATTATTTTCGGAATTTCAGCCAGATGTGGTCATGCATCTGGCCGCAGAGTCTCATGTAGACCGTTCAATTGATAGTCCGGCAGAATTTATCCATACCAATATTGTAGGAACTTACACGCTATTAGAAGTGAGCCGAAAATATTGGCAGAATCTGTCCAAAATTGAAAAGTCTAGTTTCAAATTCCACCATATTTCAACAGATGAAGTATATGGAGACTTAGACGGGATAACAGACTTATTTACTGAAACTACGCCTTATTTACCAAGTTCACCATATTCAGCGAGTAAGGCTAGCTCGGATCATTTAGTTCGGGCTTGGCATAGAACTTATGGTTTGCCGGTCGTAGTTACCAACTGTTCAAATAATTATGGTCCTTATCATTTTCCTGAGAAATTGATTCCTTTAATGATCTTAAATGCCCTGGATGGAAAACCATTACCGGTTTATGGCAATGGTCGGCAGATTCGAGATTGGCTTTTTGTAGAGGATCATGCCTGTGCTTTATATCGGGTTGCTACCGAAGGCCTGGTTGGGGAAACCTACAACATCGGGGGACATAATGAAAAACAGAATATCGATGTGGTTAAAACAATTTGTAAAATTTTAGATGAACTCAAACCACGATTAAATGGGCAAACTTATGAAAGCCTTATTACCTTTGTTAATGATCGGCCTGGGCATGATTTACGCTATGCCATTGATGCCTCAAAAATCGAGCGCGAATTAGGATGGAAGCCGCAAGAGTCTTTTGAAACGGGTCTCCGTAAAACGGTGGAATGGTATCTGAATAATCTGGAATGGTGTCATCGTGTTCAGGATGGTTCTTATCAGCGTGAAAGTTTAGGGGAGGCAGTATAA
- the rfbA gene encoding glucose-1-phosphate thymidylyltransferase RfbA produces MSISTKGIILAGGSGTRLHPITKGISKQLLPIYDKPMVYYPLSVLMLAGIREVLVISTPEDIEGFKRLLGDGSQFGIELSYTIQPRPDGLAQAFILGEEFIGQSNVCLVLGDNIFYGPGLTPMLRQAAARQKGATIFGYQVKDPERFGVVEFDEQKRAVSLEEKPKQPKSNFAVTGLYFYDNEVIEIAKQVKPSERGELEITTINQTYLERGDLNVELLERGFAWLDTGTQGSLLEAAQFVETLEKRQGYKVACLEEIGLKNGWLSKEQVLAIGQTMNKNGYGQYLISLAG; encoded by the coding sequence ATGTCAATATCAACAAAAGGGATTATCTTAGCGGGCGGTTCAGGTACACGTTTGCATCCTATTACCAAAGGAATCTCAAAACAGTTGCTTCCAATTTATGACAAACCGATGGTTTATTACCCATTATCTGTATTGATGTTGGCCGGTATTCGTGAAGTTCTTGTAATTAGTACCCCAGAGGATATTGAGGGGTTTAAGCGTTTATTAGGAGATGGTTCTCAATTTGGCATAGAATTAAGTTATACGATTCAGCCTCGTCCCGATGGTTTAGCACAAGCATTTATTTTGGGTGAAGAATTTATTGGCCAAAGCAATGTTTGTTTGGTTCTTGGTGATAATATTTTTTATGGACCAGGTTTAACACCTATGTTACGTCAAGCTGCGGCACGTCAAAAAGGTGCAACTATATTTGGCTATCAGGTTAAAGACCCGGAACGATTTGGCGTGGTAGAATTTGATGAGCAAAAACGTGCTGTCTCCTTAGAAGAAAAACCTAAACAGCCAAAATCAAATTTTGCTGTGACAGGTCTCTATTTCTACGATAATGAGGTCATTGAAATTGCCAAGCAGGTAAAGCCATCTGAACGAGGTGAGTTAGAAATTACTACAATAAACCAGACGTATTTGGAACGTGGTGATTTAAATGTTGAATTGCTTGAGCGTGGTTTTGCATGGTTAGATACGGGTACCCAAGGGAGTCTACTTGAAGCAGCTCAGTTTGTGGAAACGCTTGAAAAACGTCAAGGCTATAAAGTTGCCTGCCTAGAGGAAATTGGATTGAAAAATGGCTGGTTGAGCAAAGAGCAGGTTTTAGCGATTGGTCAAACGATGAATAAAAATGGATATGGTCAATATTTGATTTCTTTGGCGGGTTAA
- a CDS encoding sugar 3,4-ketoisomerase: protein MSLIEWIELPNLGDHRGSLVVAEANRNIPFSIQRLYYIFGTQPSVPRGFHAHKELQQIAFGIQGSCKMLMDNGREKQEVLIGQSNRGLLIPPMVWHEMHDFSEDCILLVLASNYYDENDYIRNYDQFLKEVNQSVKHT, encoded by the coding sequence ATGAGTCTGATCGAATGGATTGAACTACCAAACTTAGGGGATCATCGGGGGAGTTTAGTTGTCGCTGAAGCAAATAGAAATATCCCTTTTAGTATACAGAGACTCTACTATATTTTTGGTACTCAGCCTAGTGTTCCGCGTGGATTTCATGCCCATAAAGAGCTTCAGCAAATTGCTTTTGGTATTCAAGGTAGCTGTAAAATGTTGATGGATAATGGCAGAGAAAAGCAAGAAGTCTTAATTGGTCAATCTAATAGAGGATTATTAATCCCGCCAATGGTTTGGCATGAAATGCATGATTTTTCAGAAGATTGTATATTATTGGTATTGGCGAGCAACTATTATGACGAAAATGATTATATTCGAAATTATGACCAGTTTTTGAAAGAAGTAAATCAGTCAGTTAAGCATACTTGA
- a CDS encoding DegT/DnrJ/EryC1/StrS family aminotransferase: MIPFLDLKAINAQYRDELVAACTRVIDSGWYIGGKELEKFEQHFAAYCETQYAIGVANGLDALILTLRAWKELGKLQEGDEVIVPSNTYIASILAITQNNLKPVLVEPDRATFNINPQKIEEAITTRTRVILPVHLYGQLAAMPEIIAIAKKYNLLVLEDSAQAHGAEIKSIKAGNWGDASGFSFYPGKNLGALGDAGAITTNDSELANMLKAIRNYGSHEKYKNLVLGVNSRLDEIQAAILNVKLKYLDQETQYRRQIADLYLKEIQNPLIELPLSKDPQTYTQHVWHLFVIQTRHREKLQKYLTEHEVQTLIHYPIPPHKQPAYEEWNDLNLPISEQIHAEVLSLPIGPTLSINQARKVAQLCNGFQI; this comes from the coding sequence ATGATTCCATTTCTCGACCTTAAAGCTATCAATGCTCAATATCGTGACGAACTTGTCGCAGCATGTACACGTGTAATAGATTCTGGTTGGTATATAGGTGGTAAAGAGCTGGAAAAATTTGAACAGCATTTTGCAGCTTACTGTGAAACTCAATATGCGATCGGTGTTGCCAATGGATTAGATGCACTTATTCTGACCTTGCGTGCATGGAAAGAGCTAGGAAAATTGCAAGAGGGAGATGAAGTCATTGTCCCTTCAAATACCTATATTGCGAGTATTTTAGCGATCACGCAGAATAATTTAAAACCAGTATTGGTTGAACCGGATAGGGCAACATTTAATATCAATCCTCAAAAAATAGAAGAAGCTATTACAACCAGAACTAGAGTAATTTTACCTGTCCATTTATATGGACAGCTTGCTGCAATGCCAGAAATTATAGCTATTGCTAAGAAATATAATTTATTAGTCTTAGAAGATTCAGCACAGGCACATGGTGCAGAAATTAAAAGTATAAAAGCAGGAAATTGGGGGGATGCTTCAGGCTTTAGTTTTTATCCAGGTAAAAATTTGGGTGCATTGGGTGATGCGGGTGCGATTACTACCAATGATTCAGAGTTGGCAAATATGCTTAAGGCAATACGGAACTATGGCTCACATGAAAAATATAAAAACCTGGTGCTTGGTGTAAATAGTCGCCTTGACGAAATTCAGGCTGCTATATTAAATGTAAAATTGAAGTATTTAGATCAAGAGACTCAATATCGACGTCAAATTGCTGATCTATATTTAAAAGAAATCCAAAACCCACTAATCGAGCTTCCATTAAGTAAAGACCCTCAAACCTATACTCAACATGTTTGGCATTTGTTTGTAATACAAACTAGGCATCGTGAAAAACTGCAAAAATATTTAACAGAGCATGAGGTACAAACATTAATTCATTATCCGATTCCTCCCCATAAGCAACCAGCATATGAGGAATGGAATGATTTGAATTTACCAATCTCGGAACAAATTCATGCAGAAGTATTGAGTTTACCAATAGGACCAACTTTATCAATCAATCAAGCAAGAAAAGTTGCTCAATTATGTAATGGATTTCAAATATAA
- a CDS encoding O-antigen translocase, which yields MNLLKTSVLNGIAAMVKIAAMFILNKILAIYVGPAGYAAISQFQNFIQMVITFAGNAINTGVVKYTSEYHADEQKQRELWQTAGSIVLVCSLILMIIIIIFQKPIIIYLFKTTEYQIILVWFAVFLIFFSLNALLLAILNGKQDIPKLVAANIFGSIFSLVVTSLLAIKFGLKGALIALSIYQSLNLVITITLCYRTSWFKLNYSFGKINNEVAKKLSVFALMALASVFFENMSQIWLRKIIISEFGINYAGYWDAMTKLSNGYLMLVGSVLSVYYLPKLSQLQTYTEIKKEVNYGYKWILPIAMISCLTIFVIKEWVIQLLFTDQFLPMLELLSWQLIGDVIKIGGWIIGFLMLSQAMTKIFIGTEVFFALSIIPLTIIFIEVWGYKGIAIAFATNCLLYWTICSYLAFRKLKDK from the coding sequence ATGAACTTGCTAAAAACAAGTGTACTGAATGGCATAGCTGCTATGGTTAAAATTGCTGCTATGTTCATTTTGAATAAAATTCTGGCTATCTATGTCGGTCCTGCGGGTTATGCGGCAATCAGCCAATTTCAGAATTTTATTCAAATGGTCATTACTTTTGCTGGCAATGCTATTAATACAGGGGTTGTTAAATATACCTCTGAATATCATGCTGATGAACAAAAGCAAAGAGAACTTTGGCAAACAGCAGGAAGTATAGTATTAGTTTGTAGCCTAATTTTAATGATAATTATAATTATATTTCAAAAACCAATTATAATTTATTTATTTAAAACAACTGAGTACCAAATAATATTAGTATGGTTTGCTGTATTTTTAATTTTCTTTAGTTTGAATGCATTATTGCTAGCTATTTTAAACGGTAAACAGGATATCCCTAAGCTTGTAGCGGCAAACATTTTTGGTAGTATATTTTCATTAGTGGTAACTTCTTTATTGGCGATAAAGTTTGGATTAAAAGGTGCATTGATTGCACTCTCTATTTATCAGTCTTTGAATTTAGTGATCACAATTACACTATGTTATCGAACGAGTTGGTTCAAATTAAATTATAGTTTTGGAAAAATTAATAATGAAGTTGCAAAAAAATTAAGTGTATTTGCTTTAATGGCATTAGCTAGTGTCTTCTTTGAGAATATGTCTCAAATTTGGTTAAGAAAAATTATCATTTCCGAATTTGGGATAAATTACGCTGGTTATTGGGATGCTATGACTAAGTTAAGCAATGGTTATCTTATGTTGGTAGGTTCTGTTTTAAGTGTTTACTATCTTCCAAAATTGTCGCAATTGCAGACATATACAGAGATAAAAAAAGAAGTCAATTATGGATATAAATGGATACTACCAATAGCGATGATAAGTTGTTTAACAATTTTTGTCATTAAAGAATGGGTCATTCAATTATTATTTACAGACCAGTTTTTACCTATGCTGGAATTACTTTCATGGCAATTAATAGGAGATGTGATAAAGATTGGAGGATGGATCATAGGTTTTCTAATGTTAAGTCAGGCAATGACGAAAATTTTTATTGGAACAGAAGTCTTTTTTGCTTTAAGTATTATTCCTTTAACTATAATTTTTATAGAGGTATGGGGATATAAAGGTATTGCGATAGCATTTGCGACAAACTGCTTATTGTACTGGACAATATGTAGTTACTTAGCTTTCAGAAAATTAAAAGATAAATGA
- a CDS encoding glycosyltransferase family 2 protein — MNDPLVSVIIPCYNHEKFIQDSIQSVIDQNYENIELIVIDDGSKDSSVEKIKEMVGLCEKRFTRFEFRYRSNKGLSPTLNEAIEWCKGEFVSVHDSDDVLLAHKTKLQVAFLKQNKKCVAVFGGETLIDENSNFIKNRIKKENKYTFDQILMLEHDLPCSSQLIRLEILRKVGGYKDEVKIEDWYMWLRLAQEGEICYIPDILIKYRLHSNNTHKRTSFMHDSRMMILNDYKDHILFDKAKKRILWLNACEVGRLSKKESLKNMFKILKEYPSEILKYDFFRFFYWFFIRENH, encoded by the coding sequence ATGAATGATCCTTTAGTTTCAGTAATTATACCTTGCTATAATCATGAAAAATTTATACAGGATAGTATTCAAAGTGTAATTGACCAAAATTATGAAAATATTGAATTAATTGTGATTGATGATGGGTCTAAAGATTCATCAGTAGAAAAAATAAAAGAAATGGTTGGACTGTGTGAAAAAAGATTTACCAGATTTGAATTTAGATACCGATCTAATAAAGGATTAAGCCCAACTTTAAATGAAGCTATAGAATGGTGTAAAGGGGAGTTTGTTTCTGTTCATGATTCTGATGATGTATTGTTAGCACATAAGACTAAACTACAAGTTGCTTTTTTAAAGCAGAATAAAAAATGTGTGGCAGTCTTTGGTGGAGAAACACTTATTGATGAGAATTCTAATTTTATAAAAAATAGAATTAAAAAAGAAAATAAGTATACTTTTGATCAAATTCTTATGTTGGAACATGATTTACCCTGTTCTAGTCAATTAATTCGACTGGAAATATTAAGAAAAGTAGGAGGGTATAAAGATGAAGTAAAAATTGAAGACTGGTATATGTGGCTGCGTTTAGCGCAAGAAGGTGAAATATGTTATATCCCAGATATTCTTATTAAATATAGATTGCACTCAAATAATACACATAAAAGAACTTCTTTTATGCATGATTCAAGAATGATGATTCTAAATGATTATAAAGACCATATCTTATTTGATAAAGCTAAAAAAAGAATTCTATGGTTAAATGCATGTGAAGTAGGAAGACTATCAAAAAAGGAATCATTAAAAAATATGTTTAAAATTTTAAAAGAATATCCTTCTGAAATTTTAAAATATGATTTTTTCAGGTTCTTTTATTGGTTTTTTATTAGGGAAAATCATTAA
- a CDS encoding O-antigen ligase family protein: MIILNENNLKNNIVFLNDTDLKDKIVIYFTLLSFFLSQFYFWSSGVPQFSHLFILVAIFLCFSHNTKITVDYSSIVLFFVSYTICVNFIWYLIVLDSSYLLSTLYWIFNLLFFLLLTNINSSQINFFYGKILFLIPFSYLVEITIWASGLGRYNFEPRYNGIFNDPNQMAFWVLSTCAIFLYISQSNFKKIIVYFLALFLILLTMSRSASIGFLMLTLGFIFSQKGDLNKRIFVFFGILAIVSILSYFLYNIGAFDSIVLRFMEGIDQKDSQAEGRGLFNFLDYPQYLIFGAGQGAHWLYNPQGNEIHSTWLGILFYYGLIGFSLFLLFLYQIFKKLSFSNKLIFLGPMLYGFTTYSARTLIFWFLLAAFVLFSNNKEE, from the coding sequence ATGATTATTTTAAATGAGAATAATTTAAAAAATAATATTGTTTTTTTAAATGATACCGATTTAAAAGATAAAATAGTCATATATTTTACTCTGCTTTCATTTTTTTTATCTCAATTCTACTTTTGGTCAAGTGGAGTTCCACAATTTAGTCACCTTTTTATCTTGGTGGCTATATTTTTATGTTTTAGTCATAATACAAAAATAACAGTTGACTACTCAAGTATAGTTTTATTCTTTGTTTCATATACAATTTGCGTAAATTTTATATGGTATTTGATCGTTCTTGATTCTAGTTATCTCCTCTCTACACTCTACTGGATATTTAACCTGTTATTCTTTTTATTGCTCACTAATATAAATTCTTCTCAAATTAATTTTTTTTATGGAAAAATTTTATTTCTGATTCCTTTTTCCTATTTAGTAGAAATTACAATTTGGGCGAGTGGATTAGGACGTTATAATTTTGAACCACGTTATAACGGAATTTTTAATGATCCCAATCAGATGGCTTTTTGGGTTTTAAGTACCTGTGCAATTTTCTTATATATTTCTCAAAGTAATTTTAAAAAAATAATAGTCTATTTTTTAGCTTTATTCCTAATCTTATTAACCATGTCAAGATCTGCTTCAATTGGATTTCTCATGCTAACGTTAGGATTTATATTCAGTCAAAAAGGGGATCTGAATAAAAGAATATTTGTCTTTTTCGGGATATTAGCCATAGTTAGTATATTAAGTTACTTTTTATATAATATAGGGGCATTTGATAGCATTGTCCTGCGTTTTATGGAAGGTATAGATCAAAAGGATAGCCAGGCAGAGGGACGCGGGCTTTTTAACTTTCTCGACTATCCTCAATATTTAATTTTTGGTGCGGGTCAAGGTGCACACTGGTTATATAACCCTCAAGGCAATGAAATCCATTCAACCTGGTTAGGTATCCTGTTTTATTATGGCCTAATTGGCTTCTCATTATTTTTATTATTTTTATATCAGATATTTAAAAAATTATCTTTCTCAAACAAGTTGATATTCTTGGGACCAATGTTGTACGGATTTACAACCTATAGTGCAAGAACGCTTATTTTCTGGTTTTTATTGGCAGCTTTTGTCCTATTTTCAAATAATAAGGAAGAATAA